From Anaerolineae bacterium, a single genomic window includes:
- a CDS encoding MBL fold metallo-hydrolase: MLIDIVDVTAVPGLHTNCYLVADEETRQAVVIDPGGSPDAIVARIQALRLEVVWILNTHGHFDHIAGNGAVQSAVKADIAAHRASEPLYRARGGAGFFGIFLPAPAMPTHWLEDGDEIRFGNEALTVLHTPGHTPGCVTFWSQKHKVAFDGDLLFRAGVGRTDLPGGDFEQLMESIRNRILTLPDETVIYPGHGPETTVGEERRHNPFLQDSTRNWWI; this comes from the coding sequence GTGCTCATCGACATAGTGGACGTGACGGCGGTACCTGGCCTGCATACCAACTGCTACCTGGTGGCGGATGAGGAGACGCGGCAGGCCGTGGTGATTGACCCGGGCGGCAGTCCCGATGCTATCGTGGCGCGCATCCAGGCACTGCGTCTGGAGGTGGTCTGGATATTGAACACCCACGGCCATTTCGACCATATCGCCGGCAACGGCGCCGTCCAGTCCGCCGTCAAGGCGGACATCGCCGCCCACCGTGCCTCCGAACCGCTATATCGCGCTCGGGGTGGGGCGGGGTTTTTCGGCATTTTCCTGCCGGCGCCGGCCATGCCCACCCATTGGCTGGAAGATGGCGATGAGATCCGCTTTGGAAATGAAGCGCTGACTGTCCTGCACACCCCCGGCCATACCCCCGGCTGTGTGACGTTCTGGAGCCAGAAGCACAAGGTTGCCTTTGACGGCGACCTGCTATTCCGCGCCGGTGTCGGGCGGACCGACCTGCCGGGCGGGGATTTCGAGCAGTTGATGGAGAGCATTCGCAACCGCATCCTCACCCTGCCGGACGAGACGGTGATCTATCCCGGCCATGGCCCGGAGACGACGGTGGGGGAGGAGCGCCGGCATAATCCGTTCCTGCAGGACAGCACGCGCAACTGGTGGATATAG
- the mutY gene encoding A/G-specific adenine glycosylase, with amino-acid sequence MVQHSQRADVERLLEWFAANGRRLPWRTAGRRDPYQVWIAEVMLQQTRVPTVIPYFQRFLRLFPDVPALARAERDAVLKAWEGLGYYARARHAHSAARLMVERHAGQVPAERGALLALPGIGEYIAHAILSLAFGQDYLALDANGRRVLARWMGLERPLRERGAESALRAFGEALLPAGRAGAFNEALMDLSSLICTPKSPACGVCPIRESCQAHLQGRQEQIPARLPRRRVPHYDVSAAVIWQDGKVLLAQRLEKGMLGGLWEFPGGTREAGESLEECLRREIQEELGMEIAVGEHLISVPHAYTHKRITLHAFHCRPLRGTPQKLEVKDWRWVAPAEVLQYPLSVVDQRVAEALLSWLREKGAHVEPAPARPAD; translated from the coding sequence ATGGTCCAGCATTCCCAGCGGGCAGATGTGGAGCGGTTGTTGGAGTGGTTCGCGGCCAACGGCCGGCGGCTCCCCTGGCGCACCGCCGGCCGCCGAGACCCCTACCAGGTCTGGATCGCCGAAGTGATGCTCCAGCAGACGCGGGTCCCCACGGTTATTCCCTATTTCCAGCGGTTCCTTCGCTTGTTCCCGGATGTCCCCGCGCTGGCCCGGGCGGAGCGGGACGCGGTGTTGAAGGCCTGGGAAGGCCTGGGCTATTACGCGCGGGCACGTCATGCCCATTCGGCGGCGCGGCTGATGGTGGAGCGGCATGCCGGCCAGGTGCCGGCGGAGCGCGGCGCCCTGCTGGCCCTGCCGGGCATCGGTGAGTATATCGCGCATGCCATTCTGAGCCTGGCATTCGGACAGGACTACCTGGCGTTGGATGCCAATGGCCGGCGGGTGCTGGCCCGCTGGATGGGGCTGGAGCGGCCACTGAGGGAGCGCGGCGCGGAGTCTGCCCTGCGGGCGTTCGGCGAAGCATTACTGCCGGCCGGCCGTGCCGGCGCGTTCAACGAGGCGCTGATGGACCTTTCCTCGTTGATTTGCACGCCGAAATCGCCGGCGTGCGGTGTCTGTCCCATCCGAGAGAGCTGTCAGGCCCATTTGCAGGGCCGCCAGGAGCAGATTCCGGCGCGCCTACCCCGCCGGCGGGTCCCCCATTACGACGTGAGCGCGGCGGTCATCTGGCAGGACGGCAAGGTCCTGCTGGCGCAGAGGCTCGAGAAGGGCATGCTGGGGGGCCTGTGGGAGTTTCCGGGCGGGACGCGCGAGGCCGGCGAGAGCCTGGAAGAGTGCCTGCGGCGCGAGATCCAGGAAGAGCTGGGCATGGAGATAGCGGTCGGAGAGCATCTCATCAGCGTGCCGCATGCCTACACCCATAAGCGCATCACCCTGCATGCCTTTCACTGCCGGCCCTTGCGCGGCACTCCTCAGAAGCTGGAGGTGAAGGATTGGCGGTGGGTGGCGCCGGCGGAGGTCCTGCAGTATCCCCTGTCTGTGGTGGACCAGCGCGTGGCCGAGGCGCTGTTGAGCTGGCTGAGGGAGAAGGGAGCGCATGTCGAACCCGCCCCTGCGCGGCCTGCTGATTGA
- a CDS encoding HAD-IIA family hydrolase: MSNPPLRGLLIDIDGVLRVGDQPIPRAGEAIEALRRRDVPFRFLTNVTRKSRAEEADRLRRMGILVSPEEIYTASAVTAAYLRRLGAPRCWLLLEGSGVQEFAGIPLSDDAPQYVVLGDLGDDFPVMLLHRAFRALLNGARLIAIQRNPSWTAEDGLPRLDVGAWCAALEYASGQPALVMGKPAPLAYQLPAEEMGIPCQELAMVSDDPDVDLAGARGAGLRTIFVRTTSLPRRRMPDAGEVDHMLNSIAELPALWDDIGAPAVPR; the protein is encoded by the coding sequence ATGTCGAACCCGCCCCTGCGCGGCCTGCTGATTGATATTGACGGCGTTCTGCGCGTTGGCGATCAGCCCATCCCGAGGGCCGGCGAGGCCATCGAGGCACTGCGTCGGCGCGATGTCCCCTTTCGCTTCCTGACCAACGTCACCCGCAAGAGCCGGGCCGAAGAGGCGGATCGACTGCGGCGGATGGGCATCCTGGTTTCCCCGGAGGAAATATATACCGCTTCGGCCGTCACCGCGGCTTATCTGCGCCGGCTGGGTGCGCCCCGGTGCTGGCTCCTGCTGGAAGGGAGCGGCGTACAGGAGTTCGCCGGCATTCCCCTGAGCGATGACGCCCCCCAGTACGTGGTGCTGGGGGACCTGGGCGATGATTTCCCCGTCATGCTCCTGCATCGCGCCTTTCGGGCGCTGTTGAACGGCGCTCGGCTGATTGCCATTCAGCGCAACCCTTCCTGGACGGCGGAGGACGGCCTGCCGCGCCTGGACGTGGGGGCCTGGTGCGCGGCGCTGGAATATGCCAGCGGCCAGCCGGCGCTGGTGATGGGCAAGCCGGCGCCGCTGGCCTATCAACTGCCGGCAGAGGAGATGGGTATTCCCTGCCAGGAGCTGGCGATGGTTTCCGATGACCCGGACGTGGACCTGGCCGGGGCCAGAGGGGCCGGCCTGCGCACTATCTTCGTGCGCACTACGTCGCTCCCGCGCCGGCGGATGCCGGATGCAGGCGAAGTTGACCATATGCTGAACTCCATTGCGGAACTGCCGGCGCTGTGGGATGATATTGGCGCGCCGGCGGTGCCGCGCTGA
- the recJ gene encoding single-stranded-DNA-specific exonuclease RecJ has translation MESGSVFITPGWPARKRWQVAPPAPMDFIRRLDFLPPLVVQLLYNRGLTTLEDVEDFLSCRVRQDNPFQLAGMNEAVARVRQAIRRREPIAVYGDFDADGVTATVVLVETLAALGARVQPYIPHRVDEGYGLNCEALRSLAEAGIRLVITVDCGIRSVDEVAYGRRLGLDIIVTDHHHVGAVLPPALACINPRREDSPYWFRELAGVGVAYKLAQALLRVERQCPIGEAPPQLAEADLLDLVALGTVADLVPLVGENRVLVAQGLRRLMKPARVGLQALVGEAGLNPAKVDSTAVSWILAPRLNAAGRLDSAMLSYNLLSAREPIEAARLARQLGQLNRQRQQLTDWALQLALSELMQRGTLGELLFFAHPELPQGIVGLVAGRLAETYYRPAIVVELGQDVSHGSARSIPEFHITQALDRCSEKGLLVRHGGHAAAAGFTVETARVEELASELEEIAGRHLQGQELMPTLLIDAVVDLQALDWATLEMMRQLEPFGYGNQPPLLASRRVQVLSARTVGADNRHLKLQVSDGVRQWDAIAFGMGALADILPAWVDIAFHLEEDEWNGQVRLQLNVQDLRPAEE, from the coding sequence ATGGAAAGCGGTTCGGTATTCATCACACCCGGCTGGCCGGCGCGCAAACGCTGGCAGGTCGCGCCGCCGGCGCCCATGGATTTCATCCGACGGCTGGATTTCCTGCCGCCGCTCGTCGTCCAACTGCTGTACAATCGCGGCTTAACCACCCTGGAAGATGTCGAGGATTTCTTGTCCTGCCGCGTGCGCCAGGACAATCCCTTTCAGCTTGCCGGCATGAACGAGGCGGTGGCGCGCGTCCGTCAGGCCATCAGGCGGCGAGAACCGATTGCCGTGTACGGGGATTTTGACGCCGATGGCGTCACGGCCACGGTTGTGCTGGTGGAGACGCTCGCGGCCCTGGGCGCGAGGGTCCAGCCGTACATCCCGCACCGCGTGGATGAGGGCTACGGCCTGAACTGCGAGGCCCTGCGCTCCCTGGCAGAGGCCGGCATCCGCCTGGTTATCACCGTGGACTGCGGCATCCGCTCCGTGGACGAGGTAGCCTACGGCCGGCGTCTGGGGCTGGATATCATCGTCACTGACCACCATCATGTTGGGGCGGTACTGCCGCCGGCGCTGGCCTGCATCAACCCGCGCCGCGAGGACTCACCGTACTGGTTTCGGGAGCTGGCCGGCGTCGGAGTGGCCTATAAGCTGGCGCAGGCACTGCTGCGGGTGGAGCGGCAGTGCCCAATTGGTGAAGCGCCGCCGCAGTTGGCCGAGGCGGACCTGCTGGACCTGGTGGCGTTGGGGACGGTGGCGGACCTGGTGCCGCTGGTGGGGGAGAACCGCGTGTTGGTGGCGCAGGGCCTGCGCCGGCTGATGAAGCCGGCGCGCGTGGGGCTGCAGGCGTTGGTGGGAGAGGCCGGGCTGAACCCGGCGAAGGTGGATTCCACAGCGGTTTCATGGATTTTGGCGCCAAGGCTGAACGCCGCCGGCCGGCTGGACTCCGCTATGCTGAGCTACAACCTGCTTTCCGCGCGGGAGCCAATTGAGGCGGCGCGCCTGGCGCGGCAGTTGGGCCAGCTTAACCGCCAGCGCCAACAGCTCACTGATTGGGCACTGCAGTTGGCGCTTTCGGAATTGATGCAGAGGGGAACACTGGGCGAACTGCTGTTCTTCGCCCATCCGGAACTGCCGCAGGGCATTGTAGGGTTGGTCGCCGGCCGGCTGGCGGAGACGTACTATCGGCCGGCGATTGTGGTGGAGCTGGGGCAGGATGTGAGCCACGGGTCCGCCCGCAGTATCCCGGAATTCCACATCACGCAGGCGCTGGACCGGTGCAGTGAGAAGGGACTGCTGGTGCGGCACGGCGGCCATGCGGCGGCCGCCGGCTTTACCGTGGAGACCGCGAGGGTGGAGGAGCTGGCGAGCGAATTGGAGGAGATTGCCGGCCGGCACCTGCAGGGACAGGAGCTCATGCCAACCCTACTCATTGACGCGGTGGTAGACTTACAGGCGCTCGATTGGGCGACGCTGGAGATGATGCGCCAGCTTGAGCCGTTCGGCTACGGCAATCAGCCGCCTTTGCTGGCAAGCCGGCGGGTGCAGGTGCTCTCCGCCCGGACCGTTGGCGCCGATAACCGTCATCTGAAACTGCAGGTATCTGACGGCGTGCGCCAGTGGGATGCCATCGCTTTCGGTATGGGTGCGTTGGCTGATATCCTGCCGGCATGGGTGGATATCGCCTTCCATCTGGAGGAGGATGAGTGGAACGGGCAGGTGCGCCTGCAGTTGAACGTGCAGGACCTGCGGCCGGCGGAGGAGTAG
- a CDS encoding amidohydrolase codes for MVLPCDGEYRTVHRPGYVFIRGERIEAVGAGPAPEGLRAGADEIINAAGKIVAPGLVNAHTHLFQTFLRGLADDKPLLEWLEAAIWPGALVMKEEDFYLAAMLGFVENLKCGATSVLDQDYVQTSPHNADAIAEAAARTGVRTFLARGFADRDPYHPAFQETPERVLRETERLVKKWNTGPESMVRFEFGPLIPWGCRQDTLQTIDRLAHEWGIGVHIHLSETRAEVQMSMDETGMTPARWLHHIGVLNDRWQLVHGVWLDDEEMDLIASAGALIIHCPVSNMYLASGNPAVTEWRRRGIPTALATDGPGSNNSQDMLEVLKFTACLQKLRTLDAMALFPEDVLDMAYAGGARAMFLDGKIGRLAPGALADVILVDAMRPHIAPVHVPQSALVYNANGNDVDTVIVAGKVLMREGRLTHLDERRLVEDCQRAAEAMFARAGIQVNGPPRTTLLSRARTAP; via the coding sequence ATGGTCCTGCCCTGCGACGGAGAGTACCGCACGGTGCATCGCCCCGGCTACGTCTTTATCCGCGGAGAGCGCATCGAAGCGGTCGGCGCCGGCCCCGCCCCGGAGGGCCTGCGCGCCGGCGCGGACGAGATCATCAACGCCGCCGGCAAAATCGTGGCCCCCGGCCTCGTCAACGCCCACACCCACCTCTTCCAGACCTTTCTGCGCGGATTGGCCGATGATAAACCTCTCCTCGAATGGCTGGAGGCCGCCATCTGGCCCGGCGCGCTGGTAATGAAAGAAGAGGATTTTTATCTAGCCGCTATGCTGGGTTTTGTCGAAAACCTGAAATGCGGCGCCACCTCCGTCCTGGACCAGGATTACGTCCAGACCTCACCCCATAATGCGGATGCGATTGCTGAGGCGGCGGCACGCACCGGAGTACGGACGTTTCTCGCACGCGGATTTGCGGATCGCGATCCGTATCACCCCGCTTTCCAGGAGACGCCAGAACGGGTCCTTCGCGAGACGGAGCGCCTGGTGAAAAAATGGAATACCGGGCCAGAATCCATGGTGCGCTTTGAGTTTGGCCCGCTGATCCCCTGGGGCTGCCGGCAGGATACCCTGCAAACCATTGATCGGCTGGCCCATGAGTGGGGCATCGGGGTCCACATCCACCTCAGCGAGACCCGCGCCGAGGTGCAGATGTCCATGGATGAGACCGGTATGACGCCGGCGCGCTGGCTCCATCATATCGGCGTCCTGAACGACCGATGGCAGTTGGTGCACGGCGTATGGCTGGACGATGAGGAGATGGACCTCATCGCCAGCGCCGGCGCTCTCATCATCCACTGCCCCGTCAGCAACATGTACCTGGCCTCCGGCAACCCGGCCGTCACCGAATGGCGCCGGCGCGGCATCCCCACCGCTCTGGCCACCGATGGCCCCGGCTCCAACAATTCCCAGGACATGCTGGAGGTGCTGAAGTTTACCGCCTGTCTGCAGAAACTGCGCACCCTGGACGCCATGGCGCTCTTCCCCGAGGATGTGCTCGACATGGCTTACGCCGGCGGCGCCAGAGCGATGTTCCTGGACGGCAAAATTGGCCGGCTGGCACCCGGCGCCCTGGCCGATGTCATCCTGGTGGATGCCATGCGCCCCCATATCGCGCCGGTGCACGTGCCGCAGTCCGCCCTGGTCTACAACGCCAATGGGAACGACGTGGACACGGTCATTGTCGCTGGAAAGGTGCTGATGCGGGAGGGCCGGCTGACCCATCTGGATGAACGGCGGTTGGTGGAGGACTGCCAGCGCGCCGCCGAGGCCATGTTTGCCCGCGCCGGCATCCAGGTGAATGGTCCACCCCGAACCACCCTTCTCTCGCGTGCTCGCACGGCGCCATGA
- a CDS encoding helix-turn-helix transcriptional regulator, giving the protein MVIVGERIRRRRKELGLTLRELGKRAGVSAGFLSRLENGQISPSLDTLQAIATALDVPMFYFLNSALPQPVVRAGERRRLTFPDSRIGYELLTPELNAQMMAVLIHVEPGGRRITPPLSKPNEQWMYVLRGRMEINVDGNIYTLDEGDAIYYNGNLLQEFACIGDQDLYIICCIIPPAL; this is encoded by the coding sequence ATGGTCATAGTTGGTGAACGCATTCGAAGGCGAAGAAAGGAGCTGGGGTTGACCCTGCGCGAGCTGGGAAAGCGCGCCGGCGTCTCCGCCGGCTTCCTCAGCCGGCTGGAAAATGGGCAGATCTCGCCCTCCCTGGACACCCTGCAGGCCATTGCCACCGCGCTGGACGTGCCGATGTTTTACTTCCTGAACTCGGCTCTGCCTCAGCCGGTGGTGCGGGCCGGAGAACGCCGGCGCCTCACCTTCCCCGACTCTCGCATCGGCTACGAACTGCTCACGCCGGAGCTGAACGCCCAAATGATGGCGGTGCTCATCCATGTGGAACCCGGCGGCCGGCGCATCACCCCGCCGCTCTCCAAGCCGAATGAGCAGTGGATGTATGTCCTGCGCGGGCGCATGGAGATCAACGTGGACGGCAATATCTACACCCTGGACGAAGGAGACGCCATCTATTACAACGGCAACCTCCTGCAGGAATTCGCCTGCATCGGCGACCAAGACCTGTACATTATCTGCTGTATCATACCACCAGCATTATAA
- a CDS encoding flavodoxin family protein, with the protein MKILAVIGSPRPKGNSTALLNAFLDGARSAGAEVEIIKPHRMKIAPCTGCERCRENDGRCVVKDEFQLAYDMVLNSDAIVLATPIYFGSVSAQIKTFIDRLQCFWALHYILKKPMPPGPAGSPTRKGVLLAVSGQNKDEMFVGARIIFKHVISSLQGERWAELCAPGFDFPGDILKSPETLQKAYELGRRLALGLSAENV; encoded by the coding sequence ATGAAAATACTCGCCGTTATCGGGAGCCCCCGCCCGAAAGGGAACAGCACGGCCCTCTTGAACGCCTTCCTCGATGGCGCGCGCAGCGCCGGCGCCGAGGTGGAAATCATCAAACCACACCGCATGAAGATCGCCCCATGCACGGGCTGTGAACGATGCCGAGAGAACGACGGCCGATGCGTGGTCAAGGACGAATTCCAGCTCGCCTATGATATGGTGCTGAACAGCGACGCCATCGTCCTGGCGACCCCCATCTACTTCGGCTCCGTCAGCGCCCAGATCAAGACCTTTATCGACCGTTTGCAATGCTTCTGGGCTTTGCATTATATTCTGAAAAAGCCCATGCCGCCCGGGCCGGCCGGCTCACCTACCCGCAAAGGCGTCCTCCTAGCGGTCTCAGGACAGAACAAGGACGAGATGTTCGTCGGCGCCCGCATCATCTTTAAGCACGTTATATCATCTCTGCAGGGCGAACGCTGGGCCGAACTGTGTGCCCCCGGCTTCGACTTCCCTGGGGATATCCTCAAAAGCCCGGAGACCCTGCAGAAAGCATATGAACTCGGCAGACGTTTGGCGCTTGGTCTGAGCGCTGAAAATGTATAG